A DNA window from Actinomadura coerulea contains the following coding sequences:
- a CDS encoding RNB domain-containing ribonuclease, producing MPRRTLRLRTAEADAEVRAGLDRIRAEFSVPGAFPPAALAEAAASAPPLNGRADLRDVPFFTLDPPGSLDLDQAMHLERRGSGHRVRYAIADVAGFVRPGGALDTEARARGVTLYLPDANSPLHPRPLSEGSASLLPGRERPAVAWTIDIDDAGRITGVDVRRALVRSRARLDYATARRGGGDPRIALLGEIGERLVAAEAARGGVSLPLPEQEVVHAGGGWALKLRGDLATEAWNAQISLLTGRAAARLMLEGGVGLLRTMPPAPAEAVERLRLAARALGVCWPGDASYGDIVRALDPALPRHAAFLHDAAGLMRGAGYTAFDGAPPRQAAHAAVAAPYAHVTAPIRRLADRYATEVCLALAADRPVPHWTREALPLLPEAMQRALRRGADVDRACVDLVEALLLRDHVGDVFDAVVVDVNGDRAGGRVQLVAPPVFGRCDGEGLPLGEQVRVRLEEADPARRRVRFSRAS from the coding sequence GTGCCGCGCCGAACGCTGCGACTGCGTACCGCCGAGGCCGACGCCGAGGTCCGCGCGGGGCTCGACCGGATCCGCGCCGAGTTCTCGGTGCCCGGCGCGTTCCCGCCCGCCGCCCTCGCCGAGGCCGCCGCGTCCGCGCCGCCCCTGAACGGCCGGGCGGACCTGCGCGACGTCCCGTTCTTCACCCTGGACCCGCCCGGCTCGCTCGATCTCGACCAGGCGATGCACCTGGAGCGGCGCGGGTCCGGTCACCGGGTGCGGTACGCGATCGCCGACGTGGCCGGGTTCGTCCGCCCGGGCGGCGCGCTCGACACCGAGGCGCGCGCCCGCGGCGTCACGCTCTACCTGCCGGACGCGAACTCGCCGCTGCATCCGCGCCCCCTGTCGGAGGGGAGCGCGAGCCTGCTGCCCGGCCGGGAGCGCCCCGCCGTGGCCTGGACGATCGACATCGACGACGCGGGCCGTATCACCGGCGTGGACGTGCGGCGCGCCCTCGTGCGCAGCCGCGCACGGCTCGACTACGCCACCGCCCGCCGCGGCGGAGGCGACCCGCGGATCGCGCTGCTCGGCGAGATCGGCGAGCGGCTCGTCGCGGCGGAGGCGGCGCGCGGCGGCGTGAGCCTGCCGCTGCCCGAGCAGGAGGTCGTGCACGCGGGCGGCGGCTGGGCGCTCAAGCTGCGCGGCGACCTGGCGACCGAGGCGTGGAACGCGCAGATCTCGCTGCTGACGGGGCGGGCCGCGGCCCGGCTCATGCTGGAGGGCGGCGTCGGGCTGCTGCGCACCATGCCGCCCGCGCCCGCCGAGGCGGTCGAGCGGCTGCGGCTGGCGGCCCGGGCCCTCGGGGTCTGCTGGCCCGGGGACGCCTCCTACGGGGACATCGTCCGCGCCCTGGACCCGGCGCTGCCCCGGCACGCGGCGTTCCTGCACGACGCGGCGGGGCTGATGCGCGGCGCCGGCTACACCGCCTTCGACGGGGCCCCGCCGCGGCAGGCCGCGCACGCCGCCGTCGCCGCCCCGTACGCGCATGTCACCGCGCCGATCCGGCGGCTGGCCGACCGGTACGCCACGGAGGTGTGCCTGGCGCTGGCGGCGGACCGCCCCGTCCCGCACTGGACGCGCGAGGCGCTGCCGCTGCTGCCCGAGGCGATGCAGCGGGCGCTGCGCCGCGGCGCGGACGTCGACCGCGCGTGCGTCGACCTGGTCGAGGCGCTGCTCCTGCGCGACCACGTCGGGGACGTGTTCGACGCGGTGGTGGTGGACGTGAACGGCGACCGCGCCGGCGGGCGCGTCCAGCTGGTGGCGCCGCCGGTGTTCGGCCGCTGCGACGGGGAGGGGCTGCCGCTCGGCGAGCAGGTCAGGGTGCGGCTGGAGGAGGCGGACCCGGCGCGCCGCCGGGTCCGCTTCTCGCGTGCGTCGTGA
- the nirB gene encoding nitrite reductase large subunit NirB — MGADSRPDKRLVVAGHGPAAHRLVEAVRERDAAGTWTITVIGEEPRTAYDRVALTTHLEGADLAYPAHDGAVTVRTGERVTGIDRAARTVATSAGSAVPYDALVLATGSAPFVPPVQGRDLPGVFVYRTIDDLNAIRAYARGRATGAVVGGGLLGLEAARAIQGLGLRSGVVEVAPWLMPRQLDEGGGAMLRRHIEALGMAVHAGTPMRALEAGEDGSVRRVVLEDGTVLDAEVVVFSAGIRPRDELARGCGLPVGERGGIVVDSSCRTEDPAVFAIGECALVGGTVYGLVGPCFSMAEVVADRLLSPASTAVFEGADMSTKLKLMGVDVASFGDPFAGPEQGALGVTYTDPVAGVYKRLVVSDDARTLLGGVLVGDAESYGTLRAHVGGGLPGAPEQMLFGGTEAAGGDLPGATVICSCNNVTAEGIRCAVAECSLTDVAGVKDRTRAGTSCGSCVPLVKRILDAELTAAGIEVSRAICEHFDYSRAELFDIVRAGRVESFTRLVQEHGKGRGCDICKPAVASILASLGNGHILEGEQAALQDTNDHFLANLQKNGTYSVVPRVPGGEITPERLIVIGEVARDFGLYTKITGGQRIDLFGARVEQLPEIWRRLVEAGFESGHAYGKALRTVKSCVGSTWCRYGVQDSAAMAIRLEMRYRGLRAPHKLKSAVSGCARECAEAQSKDFGVIATENGWNLYLAGNGGMRPRHADLFATDLTDDELLTCIDRFLMFYIRTADRLQRTASWLESLDGGLDYLREVIVDDRLGICADLDAAMARHVATYSDEWRDTLEDPERLRRFVSFVNAPQTPDPSIAFGVERDQIKPLPLEVKR, encoded by the coding sequence ATGGGAGCCGACAGCAGACCGGACAAGCGCCTGGTCGTCGCCGGCCACGGGCCGGCCGCGCACCGCCTGGTGGAGGCGGTGCGCGAGCGCGACGCCGCCGGCACGTGGACGATCACGGTGATCGGCGAGGAGCCCCGCACCGCCTACGACCGCGTGGCGCTCACGACGCATCTGGAGGGCGCCGACCTCGCCTACCCGGCGCACGACGGCGCGGTCACCGTGCGGACCGGGGAGCGGGTCACCGGGATCGACCGCGCCGCCCGGACGGTCGCCACCTCGGCGGGGAGCGCCGTCCCCTACGACGCGCTCGTCCTGGCAACGGGGTCCGCGCCGTTCGTCCCGCCGGTCCAGGGCCGGGACCTGCCGGGAGTGTTCGTGTACCGCACGATCGACGACCTGAACGCGATCCGCGCGTACGCGCGGGGCAGGGCCACCGGCGCCGTCGTCGGCGGCGGCCTGCTCGGGCTGGAGGCGGCCCGCGCGATCCAGGGCCTCGGCCTGCGCAGCGGCGTCGTCGAGGTGGCGCCGTGGCTGATGCCGCGCCAGCTGGACGAGGGCGGCGGCGCGATGCTGCGCCGCCACATCGAGGCGCTCGGCATGGCCGTGCACGCGGGAACCCCCATGCGCGCCCTGGAGGCGGGGGAGGACGGCTCGGTCCGGCGCGTCGTCCTGGAGGACGGCACGGTCCTCGACGCCGAGGTCGTGGTGTTCTCCGCCGGGATCCGCCCGCGCGACGAGCTGGCCCGCGGCTGCGGCCTGCCGGTGGGGGAGCGCGGCGGGATCGTGGTGGACTCCTCCTGCCGCACCGAGGACCCCGCCGTCTTCGCGATCGGCGAGTGCGCCCTGGTCGGCGGCACGGTGTACGGGCTCGTCGGGCCCTGCTTCTCGATGGCCGAGGTGGTCGCCGACCGGCTGCTGTCCCCCGCGAGCACGGCGGTGTTCGAGGGCGCGGACATGTCCACCAAGCTCAAGCTGATGGGCGTCGACGTCGCCAGCTTCGGCGACCCGTTCGCCGGTCCCGAGCAGGGCGCGCTCGGCGTCACCTACACCGACCCGGTCGCCGGGGTCTACAAGCGGCTCGTCGTCAGCGACGACGCGCGGACCCTGCTCGGCGGCGTCCTCGTCGGCGACGCCGAGTCCTACGGCACGCTCCGCGCCCACGTCGGCGGCGGCCTGCCGGGCGCCCCCGAGCAGATGCTGTTCGGCGGCACCGAGGCGGCGGGCGGCGACCTGCCGGGTGCGACGGTCATCTGCTCCTGCAACAACGTCACCGCCGAGGGCATCCGGTGCGCGGTCGCCGAGTGCTCCCTGACCGATGTCGCGGGCGTGAAGGACCGCACCAGGGCCGGGACGAGCTGCGGCAGCTGCGTCCCGCTGGTGAAGCGGATCCTGGACGCCGAGCTGACCGCCGCGGGGATCGAGGTCAGCAGGGCGATCTGCGAGCACTTCGACTACAGCCGCGCCGAGCTGTTCGACATCGTCCGGGCCGGGCGGGTCGAGAGCTTCACCCGGCTCGTCCAGGAGCACGGGAAGGGCCGCGGCTGCGACATCTGCAAGCCCGCCGTGGCCTCCATCCTCGCCAGCCTGGGCAACGGCCACATCCTGGAGGGCGAGCAGGCGGCGCTGCAGGACACCAACGACCACTTCCTGGCCAACCTGCAGAAGAACGGCACGTACTCGGTGGTCCCGCGTGTCCCCGGCGGTGAGATCACCCCGGAGAGGCTCATCGTGATCGGGGAGGTGGCGCGCGACTTCGGCCTCTACACCAAGATCACCGGCGGCCAGCGGATCGACCTGTTCGGCGCCCGCGTCGAGCAGCTGCCCGAGATCTGGCGGCGGCTCGTCGAGGCCGGGTTCGAGTCCGGCCACGCCTACGGCAAGGCCCTGCGCACGGTGAAGTCGTGCGTGGGCTCCACCTGGTGCCGCTACGGCGTCCAGGACTCGGCCGCGATGGCGATCCGGCTGGAGATGCGCTACCGGGGGCTGCGCGCCCCGCACAAGCTGAAGTCGGCCGTGTCCGGCTGCGCCCGCGAGTGCGCCGAGGCGCAGAGCAAGGACTTCGGCGTCATCGCCACCGAGAACGGCTGGAACCTCTACCTCGCCGGGAACGGCGGCATGCGGCCCCGGCACGCGGACCTGTTCGCCACCGACCTCACCGACGATGAGCTGCTGACCTGCATCGACCGGTTCCTGATGTTCTACATCCGCACCGCTGACCGGCTCCAGCGCACAGCGAGCTGGCTGGAGTCCCTCGACGGCGGCCTGGACTACCTGCGCGAGGTCATCGTGGACGACCGGCTCGGCATCTGCGCCGACCTCGACGCGGCCATGGCCCGCCACGTCGCGACCTACTCCGACGAGTGGCGGGACACCCTGGAGGACCCCGAGCGGCTCCGCCGGTTCGTCTCGTTCGTCAACGCGCCGCAGACACCCGACCCGAGCATCGCCTTCGGGGTCGAGCGCGACCAGATCAAGCCCCTCCCCCTGGAGGTGAAGCGGTGA
- a CDS encoding NAD-dependent protein deacetylase → MLADLVSDGDVVVLSGAGLSTESGIPDYRGETGRRRRAEPMTYQAFTGSEAARRRYWARSHLGWRHIARARPNAGHRAVAELQRRGLLTGIITQNVDGLQQAAGARGVIELHGALDRVLCLACGERSARERLEERLRAANPGWSARAETINPDGDAVLRDEAVEAFRTVGCERCGGVLKPDVIFFGENVPPARVGDCYALTERAGALLVLGSSLTVLSGYRFVRHAARHGVPVAIVNRGATRGDPHALLTLDAPLGATLDALVAGLPA, encoded by the coding sequence ATGCTGGCCGACCTCGTCTCGGACGGCGACGTGGTGGTGCTGAGCGGCGCGGGGCTGTCCACGGAGTCGGGCATTCCCGACTACCGCGGGGAGACGGGCCGGCGGCGGCGCGCGGAGCCGATGACCTACCAGGCGTTCACCGGGAGCGAGGCGGCGCGGCGCCGCTACTGGGCGCGCAGCCACCTCGGCTGGCGGCACATCGCGCGGGCCCGCCCGAACGCCGGGCACCGCGCGGTCGCGGAGCTGCAGCGGCGCGGCCTGCTGACGGGGATCATCACCCAGAACGTCGACGGGCTCCAGCAGGCCGCGGGCGCGCGCGGCGTGATCGAGCTGCACGGCGCGCTGGACCGCGTCCTGTGCCTGGCGTGCGGCGAGCGGTCCGCGCGCGAGCGGCTGGAGGAGCGGCTGCGCGCGGCCAACCCCGGCTGGAGCGCCCGCGCCGAGACGATCAACCCCGACGGCGACGCCGTCCTGCGCGACGAGGCCGTCGAGGCGTTCCGGACCGTGGGCTGCGAGCGGTGCGGCGGCGTGCTCAAGCCCGATGTGATCTTCTTCGGGGAGAACGTGCCCCCGGCCCGCGTCGGGGACTGCTACGCGCTGACGGAGCGGGCGGGGGCGCTGCTGGTGCTGGGGTCGTCGCTGACCGTGCTGTCTGGCTACCGGTTCGTCCGGCACGCGGCGCGGCACGGCGTCCCGGTGGCGATCGTCAACCGCGGCGCGACCCGGGGCGACCCGCACGCCCTGCTCACGCTGGACGCCCCGCTCGGCGCCACCCTGGACGCGCTGGTCGCCGGGCTGCCCGCCTGA
- a CDS encoding DUF4142 domain-containing protein yields MREPRPVAAAACALAAALVLGACAPIGRQAADGGAVAPQANARNAAQATVDTPWGPLGPADRDLVVRVRQAGLWEIPVGREAERRAARAATRRNLGEIARQHARLDELDRAVAAKLNVPLPNEPSPDQQSWMSEITGKSGNDYDRTAVARLRMAHGQIYPAIAAVRGSTRNTLVRGFSEQCETFVRTHMRLLEDTGFVTGDMLPDPPRATGAPPPGAPGHSHAPAPAATSLLGG; encoded by the coding sequence ATGCGAGAACCCCGACCGGTCGCCGCCGCGGCGTGCGCGCTCGCCGCGGCGCTGGTCCTCGGCGCCTGCGCGCCGATCGGCCGCCAGGCCGCCGACGGCGGCGCCGTGGCCCCGCAGGCGAACGCCCGGAACGCGGCCCAGGCCACCGTCGACACCCCGTGGGGGCCGCTCGGCCCCGCCGACCGCGACCTGGTCGTGCGGGTCCGGCAGGCGGGGCTGTGGGAGATCCCCGTCGGCCGGGAGGCCGAGCGCCGCGCCGCGCGGGCCGCGACCCGCCGCAACCTCGGCGAGATCGCCCGCCAGCACGCCCGGCTGGACGAGCTGGACCGCGCGGTCGCCGCCAAGCTGAACGTCCCGCTGCCGAACGAGCCCAGCCCGGACCAGCAGAGCTGGATGTCGGAGATCACCGGAAAGTCGGGGAACGACTACGACCGGACCGCCGTCGCCCGCCTGCGGATGGCGCACGGGCAGATCTACCCGGCGATCGCCGCCGTCCGCGGCAGCACCCGCAACACGCTCGTGCGCGGCTTCTCCGAGCAGTGCGAGACGTTCGTCCGCACCCACATGCGGCTGCTGGAGGACACCGGTTTCGTCACCGGCGACATGTTGCCCGACCCGCCCCGGGCCACCGGCGCGCCCCCGCCCGGGGCCCCCGGGCACTCGCACGCCCCGGCGCCGGCCGCGACCTCGCTGCTGGGCGGGTAG
- a CDS encoding amidohydrolase family protein yields the protein MLDGRPLIDAHVHAARLPTLRPAWRRWAEEFGSSHPWQDLYDGDGALVPERVDAYFEAEGVDVALLLCEYSPRTTGTQPIEDLLPLLEHNPRRFRPVANVNPHLHHPIGAEVERQLRLGAVALKLHPVHGGFSVADPELYPAYQVCRDAGVPVVVHCGTSSFPGSVNRYADPTAVDDVLRLFPGLTFVLAHGGRGWWYDAAAFLALSREEVWIELSGLPPRRLPEYYAGHDLRRLARRFVFGTDWPGVPGIARNARAVAALGLDEETLALVLAGNALQVYKGLTVPPPGGEDHRMPDAGPFTDDVVRQIARHMNEDHAADCLTICRALGGRPGATAARMTGLDAEGIEFAVADGGVEHPVRIPFGERLTERPQVRREVVRMTERARAVLAGGRDAPGGP from the coding sequence ATGCTCGACGGACGCCCGCTGATCGACGCGCACGTGCACGCCGCCCGGCTGCCCACGCTCCGCCCGGCCTGGCGGCGCTGGGCCGAGGAGTTCGGCTCGTCCCACCCATGGCAGGACCTCTACGACGGGGACGGCGCGCTCGTGCCCGAGCGGGTGGACGCCTACTTCGAGGCCGAGGGCGTCGACGTCGCCCTGCTGCTGTGCGAGTACAGCCCGCGGACCACCGGCACCCAGCCCATCGAGGACCTGCTGCCCCTGCTGGAGCACAACCCGCGGCGCTTCAGGCCGGTCGCCAACGTCAACCCGCACCTGCACCACCCGATCGGCGCCGAGGTCGAGCGGCAGCTCCGGCTCGGCGCCGTCGCGCTCAAGCTTCACCCGGTGCACGGCGGGTTCAGCGTCGCCGACCCCGAGCTCTACCCCGCCTACCAGGTGTGCCGCGACGCGGGCGTCCCCGTCGTCGTGCACTGCGGGACCAGCTCGTTCCCCGGCTCGGTCAACCGGTACGCCGACCCCACCGCGGTCGACGACGTGCTGCGGCTGTTCCCCGGCCTGACGTTCGTCCTCGCCCACGGCGGCCGCGGCTGGTGGTACGACGCCGCCGCGTTCCTCGCGCTGTCCCGCGAGGAGGTGTGGATCGAGCTGTCCGGGCTGCCGCCCCGCCGGCTCCCCGAGTACTACGCCGGGCACGACCTGCGGCGCCTGGCCCGCAGATTCGTCTTCGGCACCGACTGGCCCGGCGTCCCCGGCATCGCCCGCAACGCCCGCGCCGTCGCCGCCCTCGGCCTGGACGAGGAGACCCTCGCGCTCGTCCTGGCCGGCAACGCCCTCCAGGTCTACAAGGGCCTGACCGTCCCGCCGCCCGGCGGAGAGGACCATCGCATGCCCGACGCGGGACCCTTCACCGACGACGTGGTCAGGCAGATCGCCCGGCACATGAACGAGGACCACGCCGCCGACTGCCTGACCATCTGCCGCGCGCTCGGCGGGCGCCCGGGCGCGACCGCGGCCCGGATGACCGGCCTGGACGCGGAGGGCATCGAGTTCGCCGTCGCCGACGGCGGCGTGGAGCACCCGGTCCGGATCCCGTTCGGCGAGCGGCTCACCGAGCGCCCGCAGGTGCGCCGCGAGGTCGTCCGCATGACCGAGCGCGCCCGAGCCGTGCTCGCGGGCGGACGGGACGCTCCCGGCGGGCCGTAG
- a CDS encoding MarR family winged helix-turn-helix transcriptional regulator, with translation MNELHDDGVDAVTSALLTASRLLVAVSVRSLAAVEGAVTLPQFRLLVVLSSQGPAKLVTLAGLLEVNSSTAMRMVDRLAAAGLVDRQASPDSGREVRIQLTPAGRGIVDDVTARRRADIAAVVARMPAGQRRALVETLRAFTEAGGEPPVTSLAQLGWT, from the coding sequence ATGAACGAGCTGCACGACGACGGCGTCGACGCGGTGACCTCGGCGCTGCTGACCGCGTCCCGCCTGCTGGTGGCGGTCTCGGTGCGCTCGCTGGCCGCGGTGGAGGGTGCCGTCACGCTGCCGCAGTTCCGGCTCCTGGTGGTGCTGTCCTCGCAGGGGCCGGCCAAGCTCGTGACGCTCGCCGGGCTCCTGGAGGTCAACTCCTCGACCGCGATGCGGATGGTGGACCGGCTGGCCGCCGCCGGGCTGGTGGACCGGCAGGCCAGCCCCGACAGCGGCCGCGAGGTCCGCATCCAGCTCACCCCGGCCGGGCGCGGCATCGTCGACGACGTGACCGCCCGCCGCCGCGCCGACATCGCCGCCGTGGTCGCCCGGATGCCGGCCGGGCAGCGGCGCGCCCTCGTCGAGACCCTGCGCGCCTTCACCGAGGCCGGCGGCGAACCGCCCGTCACCTCGCTGGCCCAGCTCGGCTGGACCTGA
- a CDS encoding FAD-dependent oxidoreductase, whose protein sequence is MSAAGAAGVVVVGNGMAGSRFVDELRSRDAATPVTVFGAEAQRPYNRILLSNVLAGKTRPDHISLVDAAWYASHGVDARLGVEVTRVDREAQAVHASDGTVTPYGTLVLATGSTAFVPPMPGLEDGLPDGAQVFRTLEDCRRISVLAESARRAVVVGGGLLGIEAARGLTGRGLEVTVLHLAGHLMERQLDPAAGKVLARTLGALGIGTRLQAAVTGLRTAGGAVTGVELALPGGGTEVVEADLVVLSCGVRPEVGLARDAGLAVGRAVIVDDELRSVTDPSVRAIGECSEHRDEVYGLVAPAWEQAAVLAGLLAGTDPAARFTGARQITRLKAAGIELASMGETHFGDDDEDVEVVRFTDAARGTYKKAVIRDGRLIGAILLGETSTAGTLTQLYDRASPLPAERLGLLFPGAGAAPEAGSPVRMPDAATVCQCNNVSKGHIRACWQGGARTAEAVARATRASTGCGSCRSAVEGIVAWLEEQDTVDVA, encoded by the coding sequence GTGAGCGCCGCCGGTGCGGCGGGAGTGGTCGTCGTCGGCAACGGCATGGCCGGCTCCCGGTTCGTGGACGAGCTGCGGTCCCGGGACGCCGCGACGCCGGTGACGGTGTTCGGCGCGGAGGCCCAGCGCCCCTACAACCGGATCCTGCTGTCGAACGTCCTCGCCGGGAAGACGCGGCCCGACCACATCAGTCTGGTCGACGCCGCCTGGTACGCCTCGCACGGCGTGGACGCCCGGCTCGGCGTCGAGGTCACCCGCGTCGACCGCGAGGCCCAGGCCGTGCACGCCTCCGACGGGACCGTCACGCCCTACGGCACGCTCGTCCTCGCGACCGGCAGCACCGCGTTCGTGCCGCCGATGCCGGGCCTGGAGGACGGCCTGCCGGACGGCGCGCAGGTGTTCCGCACCCTGGAGGACTGCCGCCGCATCTCCGTCCTGGCCGAGTCGGCGCGCCGCGCGGTGGTCGTCGGCGGCGGCCTGCTCGGCATCGAGGCCGCGCGCGGCCTCACCGGGCGGGGCCTGGAGGTGACCGTCCTGCACCTGGCCGGGCACCTCATGGAACGCCAGCTCGACCCCGCCGCGGGGAAGGTCCTGGCCCGCACGCTGGGGGCCCTCGGCATCGGCACGCGGCTGCAGGCCGCCGTCACGGGGCTGCGCACGGCCGGCGGCGCGGTGACCGGCGTCGAGCTGGCCCTGCCCGGCGGCGGCACGGAGGTCGTCGAGGCCGACCTGGTCGTGCTGTCCTGCGGCGTCCGGCCCGAGGTGGGCCTGGCCCGGGACGCGGGCCTGGCCGTCGGCCGGGCCGTGATCGTCGACGACGAGCTGCGGTCGGTCACCGACCCGTCCGTCCGCGCCATCGGCGAGTGCTCCGAGCACCGCGACGAGGTGTACGGGCTGGTGGCGCCCGCGTGGGAGCAGGCGGCGGTGCTCGCGGGGCTGCTCGCCGGCACCGACCCCGCGGCGCGGTTCACCGGCGCCCGCCAGATCACCCGGCTCAAGGCCGCCGGGATCGAGCTGGCGTCGATGGGGGAGACGCACTTCGGCGACGACGACGAGGACGTGGAGGTCGTCCGGTTCACCGACGCGGCGCGCGGCACCTACAAGAAGGCCGTGATCCGGGACGGGCGGCTGATCGGCGCGATCCTGCTCGGCGAGACCTCCACCGCCGGGACGCTCACCCAGCTCTACGACCGGGCCTCGCCGCTGCCCGCCGAGCGCCTCGGACTGCTGTTCCCCGGCGCCGGCGCGGCGCCCGAGGCCGGGTCGCCGGTGCGGATGCCGGACGCGGCGACCGTCTGCCAGTGCAACAACGTCAGCAAGGGCCATATCCGCGCCTGCTGGCAGGGCGGCGCCCGCACGGCCGAGGCCGTCGCGCGCGCCACCCGGGCGAGCACCGGCTGCGGAAGCTGCCGCTCCGCCGTCGAGGGCATCGTCGCCTGGCTGGAGGAGCAGGACACCGTGGACGTCGCCTGA